The proteins below are encoded in one region of Acidimicrobiales bacterium:
- the fabG gene encoding 3-oxoacyl-ACP reductase FabG, with product MTPPGASAEGARRVALVTGGSGGIGRATAAALAADGHRVAVGYGGNRESAEKTAAELGGVAVHVDVTDPASVDAAFGEVEQALGPVEIVVNNAGINADGLLLRMGEEQWRSVVATNLDGAYRVSKRAASGMVRRRWGRIVNMGSVVGSTGAPGQANYAATKAGLIGLTRSLARELGSRGITVNLVAPGPIATAMIDAVGEDRRAEMTAAVPLGRMGAPEEVGAVVAFLCSEGAAYVTGAVVPVDGGLGMGH from the coding sequence GTGACGCCGCCCGGGGCGAGCGCCGAGGGCGCCCGCCGGGTCGCACTGGTCACCGGCGGCTCGGGCGGGATCGGCCGGGCGACGGCGGCGGCGCTGGCCGCCGACGGGCACCGGGTCGCCGTCGGCTACGGCGGGAACCGCGAGTCGGCCGAGAAGACGGCCGCCGAGCTGGGCGGGGTCGCCGTGCACGTCGACGTCACCGACCCGGCGTCGGTGGACGCGGCGTTCGGCGAGGTCGAGCAGGCGCTGGGCCCCGTCGAGATCGTCGTGAACAACGCCGGCATCAACGCCGACGGGCTGCTCCTGCGCATGGGCGAGGAGCAGTGGCGCTCGGTGGTGGCGACCAACCTGGACGGCGCCTACCGGGTGAGCAAGCGGGCCGCCTCGGGGATGGTGCGGCGCCGGTGGGGCCGGATCGTCAACATGGGCTCGGTGGTCGGCTCCACCGGCGCACCCGGCCAGGCCAACTACGCGGCGACCAAGGCCGGGCTCATCGGGCTGACCCGCTCGCTCGCCCGGGAGCTGGGCTCGCGGGGCATCACCGTGAACCTGGTCGCTCCCGGGCCCATCGCCACCGCCATGATCGACGCGGTGGGCGAGGACCGCCGTGCGGAAATGACGGCAGCCGTGCCGCTGGGGAGAATGGGCGCCCCCGAGGAGGTGGGCGCGGTGGTCGCCTTCTTGTGCTCCGAGGGGGCCGCCTACGTCACGGGAGCCGTCGTGCCCGTCGACGGCGGCCTGGGTATGGGTCATTGA
- the acpP gene encoding acyl carrier protein produces the protein MERADVLTAVQESAKEVLGVDAGAVVEDARFKDDLDADSLDLVEMVMALEERFEVTIPEEELGGIETVGQAVDVVLGKLQVGT, from the coding sequence ATGGAACGAGCCGATGTGCTGACCGCGGTGCAGGAGTCCGCCAAGGAGGTGCTGGGCGTCGACGCCGGCGCCGTGGTGGAGGACGCCCGCTTCAAGGACGACCTGGACGCCGACAGCCTCGACCTGGTGGAGATGGTGATGGCGCTCGAGGAGCGCTTCGAGGTGACGATCCCCGAGGAGGAGCTGGGCGGGATCGAGACGGTCGGCCAGGCCGTCGACGTGGTCCTCGGCAAGCTCCAAGTGGGCACGTGA